One genomic window of Piliocolobus tephrosceles isolate RC106 chromosome 19, ASM277652v3, whole genome shotgun sequence includes the following:
- the ERVH48-1 gene encoding suppressyn → MPCTYPTACYTSLPPKSLHTGISLTRILILSVAVLLSAAAPPSCRECYQSFRYRGKIQQSFTYHTHIARSCYGTLIEGCVESGKSYYKVKNLGASGSRNGAVCPQGKQWLCFTKIGQWGVNTQVLKDIKREQIIAKAKVSKPTTPPEISLVLYTHH, encoded by the exons ATGCCCTGTACCTACCCAACCGCTTGCTATACCTCTCTTCCACCCAAAAGTCTTCATACAGGAATATCCCTCACCAGGATCCTAATACTGTCAGTAGCTGTCCTGCTGTCcgcagcagcccctcccagctGCCGTGAGTGTTATCAGTCTTTCCGCTACAGAGGAAAGATTCAACAATCCTTTACTTACCATACtcacatagcaagatcctgttaTGGAACCTTAATCGAAGGATGTGTTGAATCAGGAAAGAGTTATTATAAAGTAAAGAATCTAGGAGCATCTGGCAGTCGTAATGGGGCTGTATGCCCCCAAGGGAAGCAGTGGCTTTGCTTCACCAAAATTGGACAATGGGGAGTAAACACTCAAGTACTCAAGGACATAAAGAGAGAACAGATTATAGCCAAAGCCAAAGTCTCAAAACCAACAACTCCCCCTGAAATCA GCCTAGTACTGTACACACACCACTAA